In the genome of Paenibacillus pabuli, one region contains:
- a CDS encoding alpha/beta fold hydrolase has protein sequence MSSIYRSEEGKSSILEEYEAYVEQLGEGFTREYVETRFGQTHVLLTGPEDGKPLFILQGGNCVNPMTLSWFSSLFKEYRIIAPDTIGHPGYSEETRISARFDSLALWISDLLDHYKIEKSAFIGPSFGGGIILRLATYIPDRIACSVLVAPAGLAVGSKIKMAQDIVLPLVTYRMTSSPTSLQKIADIMSCSCMKEIDKNIIGKIFKYVSLEQDMPKLTEQEELENYTSPTLLLVGEKDVFFPADKVIERAQKIIPNVKAIKYDTGHFPSQDVLMQMNQEILQFLQKNY, from the coding sequence ATGAGTTCCATTTATAGAAGTGAAGAAGGCAAGAGCAGCATACTTGAGGAATACGAAGCGTATGTTGAGCAATTGGGTGAGGGTTTTACACGAGAGTACGTCGAGACACGTTTTGGACAAACGCATGTTTTATTAACAGGTCCAGAAGACGGCAAGCCGCTATTTATTCTCCAGGGCGGAAATTGTGTGAATCCGATGACGTTGTCATGGTTCTCTTCCCTATTCAAAGAATACCGGATTATCGCGCCGGATACGATCGGTCATCCAGGCTACAGTGAAGAAACACGAATTTCGGCAAGGTTTGATAGTTTGGCTTTGTGGATTTCTGATTTGCTGGACCACTACAAGATCGAAAAAAGTGCGTTTATCGGACCTTCCTTTGGAGGCGGAATTATACTAAGACTGGCAACCTACATTCCGGACCGAATTGCATGTTCTGTTCTGGTAGCACCCGCTGGACTGGCCGTGGGATCCAAAATAAAAATGGCTCAGGATATTGTGTTACCACTCGTAACGTACAGAATGACTTCTTCTCCAACTTCTTTGCAAAAGATTGCGGATATCATGTCATGCAGTTGTATGAAAGAAATAGATAAAAATATAATCGGGAAAATCTTCAAATACGTCAGTCTGGAGCAGGATATGCCCAAGCTTACGGAGCAGGAAGAATTGGAGAATTATACATCACCAACACTGCTGCTGGTGGGAGAGAAGGATGTCTTTTTCCCGGCAGATAAGGTCATCGAAAGAGCTCAGAAGATTATTCCGAATGTCAAAGCTATCAAGTACGACACAGGTCATTTTCCGTCTCAAGACGTGTTGATGCAGATGAACCAGGAAATTCTGCAATTCTTACAGAAGAATTATTAA
- the rnhA gene encoding ribonuclease H produces MAKQKYYVVWAGKQPGVYSTWAECKAQTDHFTGAKYKSYESKAAAEEAYRAGWKGNWGTGASGSGASSKTKTGSSGRSAGMETSAEIDYDSISVDVGTRGNPGPVEYKGVDTRTGEIVFSVGPIAKGTNNLGEFLAIVHALAYLKKEGSSKTVYTDSVNAMKWLKQKAVSTTLARDASTEEIWLMIDRAEQWLRTNTYSNKVLKWQTKQWGEIKADYGRK; encoded by the coding sequence TTGGCAAAGCAGAAATACTATGTTGTCTGGGCAGGAAAACAGCCTGGCGTATACAGCACATGGGCGGAATGCAAAGCACAGACAGATCATTTTACTGGTGCAAAATATAAATCGTATGAATCGAAAGCTGCCGCCGAGGAGGCATATCGTGCGGGATGGAAAGGAAACTGGGGTACTGGTGCAAGTGGTTCTGGCGCTTCTTCGAAGACGAAGACTGGCAGCAGCGGAAGAAGCGCAGGCATGGAAACATCCGCAGAAATTGACTATGACAGCATCTCGGTTGACGTTGGTACGCGCGGGAACCCAGGACCGGTGGAATACAAAGGTGTGGATACCCGCACAGGTGAGATTGTTTTCTCGGTGGGTCCCATCGCAAAGGGCACAAACAATCTAGGGGAATTTCTGGCCATCGTTCATGCCTTGGCGTATCTCAAAAAAGAAGGCAGCAGCAAGACGGTCTATACGGACTCTGTCAATGCGATGAAATGGTTGAAGCAAAAAGCGGTGTCTACCACTCTTGCAAGAGATGCCTCCACCGAAGAGATCTGGCTGATGATTGACCGTGCAGAGCAGTGGCTCCGGACCAATACGTACAGCAATAAAGTGCTAAAATGGCAGACCAAGCAGTGGGGCGAAATCAAGGCCGATTATGGCCGGAAATAG
- a CDS encoding HEAT repeat domain-containing protein, whose amino-acid sequence MIQKHLFQGDMEGLIKQIAYIGEKKDTTQFAFLIDLLKSTDNKILRNEIAIALSDIGDDRAVEPLIEVIIDPKTSGSRGTLLYALENLNYIVHIEDIIPFIGDSSLEVSAQSFMLLEQMMSRLSDSQNLKCQQLIEIQISSNQSKLLGVALDMLKKWRYRLQE is encoded by the coding sequence ATGATACAAAAGCATCTTTTCCAAGGAGATATGGAAGGCCTTATTAAACAGATCGCATATATTGGTGAAAAAAAGGATACCACTCAATTCGCTTTCCTGATTGACCTCCTGAAATCTACGGATAACAAAATCCTACGTAATGAAATTGCCATCGCTTTATCTGACATTGGAGATGATCGAGCCGTCGAACCATTAATTGAAGTCATCATAGATCCCAAGACATCAGGAAGCAGAGGCACATTGCTATACGCTCTTGAAAATCTGAATTACATAGTACACATAGAGGACATTATCCCATTTATCGGCGACTCCAGTCTGGAAGTGAGCGCGCAGTCATTCATGCTGCTGGAGCAAATGATGAGTAGGTTATCCGATTCACAGAATCTTAAGTGTCAACAACTCATCGAAATTCAAATCTCAAGCAACCAAAGCAAGCTCTTGGGAGTAGCATTAGACATGTTAAAGAAATGGAGGTATCGACTGCAGGAATAA